In a genomic window of Pirellulales bacterium:
- a CDS encoding manganese catalase family protein — protein sequence MYHHVKKLMYTVRVDEPDPVFGNMLLEQFGGANGELAAAMQYSIQGINCEDPARKDLLMDIGTEELSHLEVIGTLARLHLKPMKQVANAAQADPLIAIAGGGGVALCNSMGNSWTADYLKITGELDVDLRSNIAAEARAKIVYERLIDHCDDAGTKEALQFLMTREITHMKAFMAALESMGKHPLSIGKIPPTAGLVDQYFNDSTGEGDFGERDSTGPWNQSDGWKIVEAPAFKRLAQS from the coding sequence ATGTACCACCATGTCAAGAAGCTGATGTACACCGTGCGCGTCGACGAGCCCGATCCGGTCTTCGGAAACATGCTGCTCGAGCAGTTCGGCGGGGCGAACGGTGAACTGGCCGCGGCCATGCAGTATTCCATTCAGGGAATCAACTGCGAAGACCCCGCTCGAAAAGACCTGCTGATGGATATCGGCACCGAGGAGCTGAGCCATCTGGAAGTTATCGGCACGCTGGCGAGGCTGCACCTGAAGCCGATGAAGCAAGTGGCGAACGCGGCGCAAGCCGACCCGCTGATTGCAATTGCGGGCGGGGGCGGCGTGGCGCTTTGCAACTCGATGGGCAACTCCTGGACGGCCGACTATCTGAAAATCACAGGCGAACTCGACGTCGATCTGCGCAGCAATATCGCCGCCGAGGCCCGCGCCAAGATCGTTTATGAGCGCCTCATCGACCACTGTGATGACGCCGGCACCAAAGAAGCTCTGCAGTTTTTGATGACCCGCGAGATTACTCACATGAAAGCATTCATGGCGGCGCTGGAAAGCATGGGCAAACACCCGCTTTCCATCGGCAAAATCCCGCCCACGGCCGGGCTGGTCGATCAATACTTCAACGATTCCACCGGCGAAGGCGACTTCGGCGAGCGAGATTCGACCGGGCCATGGAACCAGAGCGACGGC